The Drosophila biarmipes strain raj3 chromosome 4, RU_DBia_V1.1, whole genome shotgun sequence genome includes a window with the following:
- the LOC108036022 gene encoding metabotropic glutamate receptor, which yields MKLTRDKIIILAIMLMLSPVANLKSLNNVHTQDTVSVSLPGDIILGGLFPVHEKGEGAPCGPKVYNRGVQRLEAMLYAIDRVNNDSNILPGITIGVHILDTCSRDTYALNQSLQFVRASLNNLDTSVFECSDSSSPQIRKNASSGPVFGVIGGSYSSVSLQVANLLRLFHIPQISPASTAKTLSDKSRFDLFARTVPPDTFQSVALVDILKNFNWSYVSTIHSEGSYGEYGIEAFHKEATERHVCIAVAEKVPSAADDKVFDLIIGKLQKKPNARGVVLFTRAEDARRILQAAKRANLSQPFHWIASDGWGKQQKLLEGLEDIAEGAITVELQSEIIEDFDHYMMQLTPETNQRNPWFAEYWEDTFNCILEPVSDQTNSPTSIDSTEIKIATKSKTTCEDSFRLSEKVGYEQESKTQFVVDAVYAFAYALHNLHNDRCNTQSDQTSEQRKHHHSESVWYRKLSTDTKSQACPDMANYDGKDFYNNYLLNVSFIDLAGSEVKFDRQGDGLARYDILNYQRLENSSGYQYKVIGKWFNGLQLNSETVVWNKEAEQPTSACSLPCEVGMIKKQQGDTCCWICDSCESFEYVYDEFTCKDCGPGLWPYADKLSCFALDIQYMRWNSLFALIPMAIAIFGIAVTIIVMLLFAKNHDTPLVRASGRELSYTLLFGILVCYCNTFALIAKPTIASCVLQRFGIGVGFSIIYSALLTKTNRISRIFHSASKSAQRLKYISPQSQVVITASLIAIQVLITMIWMVVEPPGTRFYYPDRTEVILKCKIQDMSFLFSQLYNMILITICTVYAIKTRKIPENFNESKFIGFTMYTTCIIWLAFVPIYFGTGNSYEVQTTTLCISISLSASVALVCLYSPKVYILVFHPDKNVRKLTMNSTVYRRSAATGAQGAPSSSVYSRTQAGNTVPTGGALGTTASSALQTQNSSNLDEPSGQSAVVHKSSDYSNGEFMPEECECAEAFCNRVKN from the exons aTGAAACTAACAAgagacaaaattataattctgGCCATCATGCTGATGCTGAGTCCAGTAGCCAACTTAAAGAGTCTTAATAACGTACATACTCAGGACACTGTGTCGGTGTCTTTGCCTGGCGATATAATACTTGGTGGGTTATTTCCCGTCCATGAAAAAGGTGAAGGTGCTCCATGTGGACCAAAAGTATATAACAGAGGAGTACAACGCCTGGAGGCAATGCTCTATGCTATAGATCGCGTAAATAACGACTCTAATATTCTTCCCGGAATAACGATAGGGGTGCATATACTTGACACCTGTTCGAGGGACACATATGCCCTTAACCAGTCACTTCAGTTTGTAAGAGCTTCCCTCAACAACTTGGACACTTCTGTGTTTGAGTGTTCAGATTCGTCAAGCCcacaaataagaaaaaacgCTTCATCGGGACCCGTTTTCGGAGTTATTGGTGGATCCTACAGTTCAGTGTCTCTGCAAGTAGCCAACTTGCTGCGTCTGTTTCATATTCCCCAAATATCACCGGCATCAACTGCTAAAACGCTATCGGACAAATCACGATTTGATCTATTTGCTAGAACAGTACCGCCAGACACTTTTCAATCCGTAGCCCTTGTAGATATactcaaaaattttaattggtcCTATGTATCCACGATACACTCGGAGGGATCTTATG GTGAATATGGGATTGAAGCTTTTCACAAGGAAGCCACCGAACGGCACGTATGCATAGCGGTAGCCGAGAAAGTGCCAAGCGCAGCAGACGATAAAGTTTTTGACTTAATAATTGGCAAACTTCAAAAGAAGCCCAACGCCCGCGGAGTTGTACTCTTTACAAGAGCCGAGGATGCGCGCCGCATTCTTCAGGCAGCTAAGCGCGCTAATTTATCACAACCGTTTCACTGGATAGCAAGTGACGGTTGGGGCAAGCAACAAAAACTTCTTGAAGGCTTGGAGGATATTGCCGAGGGCGCTATAACTGTAGAACTACAGTCGGAAATAATCGAAGATTTTGATCACTATATGATGCAGCTGACGCCGGAAACAAATCAAAGGAACCCGTGGTTTGCTGAGTACTGGGAGGACACGTTCAATTGCATTCTCGAACCAGTGTCGGATCAAACAAATTCCCCAACCAGTATCGATTCCACTGAGATAAAGATCGCTACCAAGTCTAAAACAACATGCGAAGATAGCTTTCGGTTATCTGAGAAAGTTGG ATACGAACAGGAGTCCAAAACTCAATTTGTTGTGGATGCTGTATACGCATTTGCCTATGCACTTCATAATTTACATAATGATCGTTGTAATACACAAAGCGACCAAACGTCGGAACAACGAAAGCACCACCATAGTGAGTCTGTGTGGTACAGAAAACTATCGACTGATACGAAGTCCCAGGCGTGTCCCGACATGGCAAACTATGACGGAAAGGATTTTTACAACAACTACTTGTTAAACGTCTCGTTTATAG ATCTTGCCGGCAGCGAAGTCAAGTTTGATCGTCAGGGCGATGGATTGGCAAGGtatgatattttaaattatcaacGTCTGGAAAACTCATCTGGATATCAGTATAAG GTTATTGGCAAATGGTTTAATGGACTGCAACTAAATTCTGAAACAGTTGTATGGAACAAGGAAGCAGAGCAACCAACTTCCGCATGTTCGCTGCCTTGTGAGGTTGGGATGATAAAAAAACAACAG GGAGATACCTGTTGCTGGATATGCGACAGCTGCGAATCCTTCGAATACGTATATGACGAGTTTACATGTAAGGACTGCGGTCCAGGACTTTGGCCTTATGCAGACAAGCTTTCCTGCTTTGCTTTAGATATTCAATACATGCGATGGAACTCCTTATTTGCTCTAATACCCATGGCCATAGCAATATTCGGTATTGCTGTGACAATTATAGTAATGCTACTATTTGCAAAAAATCACGATACTCCATTGGTAAGGGCGTCAGGACGGGAGCTAAGCTATACTCTTCTCTTCGGTATTTTGGTTTGTTACTGTAATACCTTTGCGCTGATAGCTAAACCAACAATTGCTTCATGTGTTCTGCAGAGGTTTGGTATAGGGGTTGGTTTTTCCATAATTTATAGTGCTCTgctaacaaaaacaaataggaTTTCACGAATATTTCACTCTGCATCTAAATCAGCTCAGCGCCTTAAGTATATTAGTCCACAATCCCAGGTGGTAATAACAGCCTCTTTAATCG CAATACAGGTTCTTATCACCATGATTTGGATGGTAGTTGAACCTCCAGGAACTCGTTTCTATTATCCAGACCGAACAGAAGTGATCCTTAAGTGCAAAATACAGGACATGTCCTTCCTTTTTTCACAGTTGTATAATATGATTCTCATAACAATATGCACAGTTTATGCTATTAAAACGaggaaaataccagaaaattTTAATGAGTCAAAGTTTATTGGATTCACTATGTACACCACTTGTATAATCTGGCTAGCTTTTGTACCCATATACTTTGGAACTGGAAATTCTTATGAG GTGCAAACTACTACGTTATGTATTTCAATAAGTCTGAGTGCATCAGTTGCTCTTGTTTGTTTGTATTCACCCAAGGTGTACATCCTCGTCTTTCACCCGGATAAAAACGTCCGTAAGTTAACCATGAACAGCACCGTCTACAGGCGTTCAGCTGCAACTGGAGCTCAGGGTGCGCCCAGCAGCTCCGTATATAGTCGCACACAGGCAGGCAACACTGTACCGACAGGAGGGGCGTTGGGTACTACAGCATCAAGTGCCCTTCAAACACAAAACAGCTCTAATCTTGACGAGCCTTCGGGCCAATCAGCTGTTGTTCACAAAAGCAGTGATTATAGTAATGGCGAATTCATGCCCGAGGAATGCGAATGTGCTGAGGCATTCTGCAACcgagtaaaaaattaa